The following coding sequences lie in one Takifugu flavidus isolate HTHZ2018 chromosome 4, ASM371156v2, whole genome shotgun sequence genomic window:
- the cpne1 gene encoding copine-1 isoform X3: MADCVSKVELTVSCSNLLDKDVGSKSDPLCVLLQSSGGDKWTELGRTERIKNTSDPSFSQRLRLDYHFEAVQNLKLGIYDIDNSSSDLGDDDYLGGLEVTLGQIVSSKTLTRPLQLKKGKPAGKGTITVTAEEMTDNRAIVLELEAKKLDKKDTFGKSDPFLEIFKQGADGKWQLVHRTEVVKNNLNPTWKKFTVPLQTFCSSDLERPLKVDCHDYDSDGSHDLIGSFTTKVSELQKTAHGSPVEFNCIHPEKQKKKKSYTNSGVVSVKSCKLVTQYSFLDYVMGGCQINFTVGVDFTGSNGDPRSPNSLHYMSPDGLNQYLSALWSVGQVIQDYDTDKLFPAFGFGAKLPPDYQAAHHEFALNFNPANPYCQGIEGIVDAYRMVLPQLKFSGPTNFSPIINHVASIASGGAQSNSASQYFVLLILTDGEITDLDQTRDAIVRASLLPLSIIIVGVGPADFKAMELLDGDDGVLRSTVGEAVARDIVQFVPYRKFKDASKSALAQSVLAEVPNQLVSYFKMRGLEPAKAKAAPKS, translated from the exons ATGGCGGACTGCGTCTCAAAGGTGGAGCTGACGGTCTCCTGTTCTAACCTGCTGGATAAGGACGTGGGATCAAAGTCTGAcccactgtgtgtgttgctgcagagcTCAGGGGGAGACAAGTGGACAGAG CTGGGTCGCACGGAGCGTATAAAGAACACGTCCGACCCGTCCTTCAGCCAGCGCCTTCGGCTGGATTATCACTTTGAGGCTGTTCAGAATCTGAAGCTGGGGATCTACGACATTGACAACTCCAGCTCTGACCTGGGTGATGATGACTACCTGGGAGGACTGGAGGTCACACTTGGCCAG ATTGTTTCCAGTAAAACATTGACCAGACCGCTGCAGCTTAAAAAAGGGAAACCTGCCGGCAAAGGAACTATTACT GTAACAGCAGAGGAGATGACGGACAACAGAGCGATTGTTttggagctggaggccaaaAAACTTGACAAGAAG GACACCTTTGGGAAGTCTGATCCATTCCTGGAGATTTTCAAACAAGGAGCCGACGGGAAGTGGCAGTTGGTCCACAGGACCGAG gtggtgaagaACAACCTGAATCCCACCTGGAAGAAGTTCACCGTCCCTCTCCAGACGTTCTGCTCCAGCGACCTGGAAAGACCTCTGAAG GTGGACTGTCACGACTACGACAGCGATGGATCTCATGACCTCATCGGTTCCTTCACCACTAAAGTGTCTGAGCTCCAGAAGACAGCCCATGGCTCACCT GTGGAGTTCAACTGCATCCACccagagaaacagaagaagaagaagagctaCACAAACTCTGGCGTCGTCTCTGTGAAGAGCTGCAAG CTGGTGACTCAATACTCGTTCCTGGACTACGTGATGGGAGGATGCCAGATCAACTTCACT GTGGGGGTTGACTTCACCGGTTCTAATGGGGACCCCCGCTCCCCCAACTCTCTTCACTACATGAGCCCCGATGGGCTCAATCAGTACCTGTCGGCGCTGTGGTCCGTGGGTCAGGTCATTCAGGACTACGACAC TGATAAATTGTTCCCAGCGTTTGGTTTTGGCGCTAAGCTGCCCCCAGACTACCAG GCTGCGCACCACGAGTTTGCCCTCAATTTCAACCCTGCTAACCCCTACTGCCAAG GCATCGAAGGGATCGTCGACGCCTACCGGATGGTTTTGCCCCAGTTGAAATTCTCCGGGCCCACAAACTTCTCGCCCATCATAAATCACGTGGCTTCCATTGCGTCCGGCGGTGCCCAGAGCAACAGCGCCTCC CAATActttgtcctcctcatcctgaCCGACGGCGAGATCACCGACTTGGATCAGACCCGGGACGCCATCGTCCGGGCCTCTCTGCTGCCGCTGTCGATCATCATCGTGGGGGTGGGGCCGGCCGACTTCAAGGCCATGGAACTTCTGGACGGCGACGACGGTGTCCTCAGGTCAACAGTAGGGGAGGCTGTGGCCAGAGACATTGTCCAGTTTGTCCCATACAGGAAATTCAAAGAC GCATCAAAGTCGGCCCTGGCCCAGTCGGTCCTGGCCGAGGTTCCCAACCAGCTGGTCTCTTATTTCAAAATGAGAGGCCTGGaaccagctaaagctaaagctgctcCCAAATCATAA
- the cpne1 gene encoding copine-1 isoform X2 yields MVECILLGVNMMADCVSKVELTVSCSNLLDKDVGSKSDPLCVLLQSSGGDKWTELGRTERIKNTSDPSFSQRLRLDYHFEAVQNLKLGIYDIDNSSSDLGDDDYLGGLEVTLGQIVSSKTLTRPLQLKKGKPAGKGTITVTAEEMTDNRAIVLELEAKKLDKKDTFGKSDPFLEIFKQGADGKWQLVHRTEVVKNNLNPTWKKFTVPLQTFCSSDLERPLKVDCHDYDSDGSHDLIGSFTTKVSELQKTAHGSPVEFNCIHPEKQKKKKSYTNSGVVSVKSCKLVTQYSFLDYVMGGCQINFTVGVDFTGSNGDPRSPNSLHYMSPDGLNQYLSALWSVGQVIQDYDTDKLFPAFGFGAKLPPDYQAAHHEFALNFNPANPYCQGIEGIVDAYRMVLPQLKFSGPTNFSPIINHVASIASGGAQSNSASQYFVLLILTDGEITDLDQTRDAIVRASLLPLSIIIVGVGPADFKAMELLDGDDGVLRSTVGEAVARDIVQFVPYRKFKDASKSALAQSVLAEVPNQLVSYFKMRGLEPAKAKAAPKS; encoded by the exons ATGGCGGACTGCGTCTCAAAGGTGGAGCTGACGGTCTCCTGTTCTAACCTGCTGGATAAGGACGTGGGATCAAAGTCTGAcccactgtgtgtgttgctgcagagcTCAGGGGGAGACAAGTGGACAGAG CTGGGTCGCACGGAGCGTATAAAGAACACGTCCGACCCGTCCTTCAGCCAGCGCCTTCGGCTGGATTATCACTTTGAGGCTGTTCAGAATCTGAAGCTGGGGATCTACGACATTGACAACTCCAGCTCTGACCTGGGTGATGATGACTACCTGGGAGGACTGGAGGTCACACTTGGCCAG ATTGTTTCCAGTAAAACATTGACCAGACCGCTGCAGCTTAAAAAAGGGAAACCTGCCGGCAAAGGAACTATTACT GTAACAGCAGAGGAGATGACGGACAACAGAGCGATTGTTttggagctggaggccaaaAAACTTGACAAGAAG GACACCTTTGGGAAGTCTGATCCATTCCTGGAGATTTTCAAACAAGGAGCCGACGGGAAGTGGCAGTTGGTCCACAGGACCGAG gtggtgaagaACAACCTGAATCCCACCTGGAAGAAGTTCACCGTCCCTCTCCAGACGTTCTGCTCCAGCGACCTGGAAAGACCTCTGAAG GTGGACTGTCACGACTACGACAGCGATGGATCTCATGACCTCATCGGTTCCTTCACCACTAAAGTGTCTGAGCTCCAGAAGACAGCCCATGGCTCACCT GTGGAGTTCAACTGCATCCACccagagaaacagaagaagaagaagagctaCACAAACTCTGGCGTCGTCTCTGTGAAGAGCTGCAAG CTGGTGACTCAATACTCGTTCCTGGACTACGTGATGGGAGGATGCCAGATCAACTTCACT GTGGGGGTTGACTTCACCGGTTCTAATGGGGACCCCCGCTCCCCCAACTCTCTTCACTACATGAGCCCCGATGGGCTCAATCAGTACCTGTCGGCGCTGTGGTCCGTGGGTCAGGTCATTCAGGACTACGACAC TGATAAATTGTTCCCAGCGTTTGGTTTTGGCGCTAAGCTGCCCCCAGACTACCAG GCTGCGCACCACGAGTTTGCCCTCAATTTCAACCCTGCTAACCCCTACTGCCAAG GCATCGAAGGGATCGTCGACGCCTACCGGATGGTTTTGCCCCAGTTGAAATTCTCCGGGCCCACAAACTTCTCGCCCATCATAAATCACGTGGCTTCCATTGCGTCCGGCGGTGCCCAGAGCAACAGCGCCTCC CAATActttgtcctcctcatcctgaCCGACGGCGAGATCACCGACTTGGATCAGACCCGGGACGCCATCGTCCGGGCCTCTCTGCTGCCGCTGTCGATCATCATCGTGGGGGTGGGGCCGGCCGACTTCAAGGCCATGGAACTTCTGGACGGCGACGACGGTGTCCTCAGGTCAACAGTAGGGGAGGCTGTGGCCAGAGACATTGTCCAGTTTGTCCCATACAGGAAATTCAAAGAC GCATCAAAGTCGGCCCTGGCCCAGTCGGTCCTGGCCGAGGTTCCCAACCAGCTGGTCTCTTATTTCAAAATGAGAGGCCTGGaaccagctaaagctaaagctgctcCCAAATCATAA